CCTCCCACCCTCACCACTACAGCTCCACCGGCTGGCAGGGTGGCACGGCAACTGGTTGCCAGGCTAGCTGGGGCTACACCCGTTACCCTGGCAACCACCACCCACACCAACCACAGCACCAGCCCCCAGTTCAGCAGCAGCAACTTCCCTCCGTTTACAACCCTCCATCCTCTCGCCACTCCTCTTCCCACCCCTCTTACCTCCCCCATCCTCACCCCCACCCTCACAGGGAGTACCTTCCCAGGTATGCTGGAGGgggaggagacagagagagggggggtgcaggagagagggagaggggagtGAGGGGGGAGTGTGGGGGGAGGGAGATCAACCGGGAGTTCTCCGCTCCGATTGGCAACAGTAGTAACAATAGCAGCGGGGCAAATAGTAACAGTGCTTGTGGTGGGATGGGTGGGCCCAATAGCATCCAAGGCAGAGACTTTGGAGCGCTGTCAGTCAGTCAGAACCGGGAATTCCAAGGTTCTGGGAGAGATGGACCTAACTTGGGGCCAGAAAGAAGAGACTTTGCTCCGGCTTTCAGAGACAGGGAGCGTGAAAGGGAGCGTGAAGGAGGAAGGGAGTTTAATCTgccaaaccaaaaccagagtagAGACTTTGGCCCCAGTGGAGCCAGCGGGGGGCATCCCAGAGACAAAGATGGGAGCAGATGGGGTGAGTTTGGGGGCCAGACGAGAGACGTTGTGGGCAGCAGTAACCCTAACAACAACTCCATCCCACAGGGAAACCCCCCAAGTTCAACCAGCGGGCTACCTGTCACCCCCATGCTGAACCGTGACCCACCTGCGTCTCCCCAAAACAATCCCAGTCACCCTACCCATCCTTCCCTGCCGCCACACCCCCACCCACATCCCCCAAACTCATCGAACCGGGACTTACCTCCTCCCATCGACCAGGCACAAACGCCCTCCTCTGGGGCGGATCACTTTCACAGGGAGTATCCACCCACTGGAGGAAAAGACTTTCCTGCTGGTGCGCCTCCTTCCACTGGCACAAATCGGGAGTACCTAAACTCCCCTGGAGTAACTCCAAACCTGGGACGAGAGTATTCAGGGCCCGGGGGAACGCAGCACCCCCACCCACCTCATCCCCACTACCAGTCTGGgccaagagacagagagagagactcaAATCTGCGAGACACTTCTCTATACCAAAACCGTGGAGGCCCAAGTCAACCCCCTGCActctctccttcctcctcttctaGCCATCACGGACACCCTTTGAATGCTCCTTATCCCCCTCCACCACCTCAGCCTCCTCTGCCCCCATCTCAATCCTCCCACACCCAACCACCCCCCTCAGGAATGGCACCCAATGTACGTCCTCCACACTACCAGTCTTCTGCCCAGACTCCTCCGACACCCCTTTCTCCTTTACCCAGCCCATCGACCAATCAGATGGGAGCTTTCTCATCTTTTCCCCCTGGCTCCTCCTCTGCAGCCAGCATGCCGCTTCCAGCGACAGGTGTGTCATCCAGCTGTTCGCCTGGATGCCGCCCTTCCCCTTATCATAGCACTTTGAACAACCACCCTCCTTTCAGTGGATCTTACCACTCTAACGGAAACAACAGCAGTACTATggccaacagcagcagcagcagcagcaacagtagCGCACCCAACAGCAGCAATACCAATCCACAGTCACTCTCGCCTCAGAATGTCTCAAAAGGACCTCCACCTCTTAGTAACTCCGccagcagcaacaacaatggCATCTCTACACCTGCCTCCAGTTCTTCGCTCCCTGGTGGAGACGGACATTCGGATTCAGGCCCGCCTCCTACACCGGTCATTAAGGAAGAACCAATAGAAGACAGGGAAGAGAGTGAAAGCCCACCACCTGTGCTGAGAAGCCCCTCGCCTGAACCAAAAGCTGTAGACATTCCTATCCACGCCAGCCAGTCAGCACGGTAAAGTCAGCCTAATTGAGATTGTAAATGTCTACACTCCCTGTAATTAACAGCAGCTATAATTGTTACGATGGTGCTGCTGACTCCTGATGATTGTAATAATTATGTACTACACCGGTGTCTCTCATGACTTTAGGTTTCACAAGGTCCTCGACCGCGGCAGTGGGAACTCCTGCGCCCGCAGCGATGTCCTCTTTGTCCCACTCGATGGCTCCAAACTGTGGAAGAAGAGGAATGAGATGATTGAAAGGGCCCGCAGGGAGGTGGAGCAGCGGGCCAGAGACCTgcgagagaaagaaagggagcgagagagggagCGGGAACGTGAGAGGGAGCTCGATCGGCATCTACAGGTGTGCACATTTCAGGGTGATAATCATGTCAGATTTAATGGATTAGATGTAGTTTAAATTGGTCAGTTTAATGGGAGGGGAGTAAAGCAGACCAAAGCACATGTGATTTACTGTCTTCTCCTATTTCCTCTTCAGCAGCAGAAGGACGCCAGTGCTGCTGGAGGAGGTCGCCAGGGCTCCTCACTCTTCTTCCCTTCCTCATCCTCGATCATCCTCGATCCTTCGTCTTCTTCCGCTTCTTCCTCGGGCAACCCCGTCTCCCATCCTCCCCCTCATCCACAACATCATCACTCACATCCTCATGCTCACCTTCCTCCGACACACCATCTCCACCCTACCCTCTCCCACTCTATCCCCCACTCCCTCCTCTTACCATCCATGGGTGGGTCACCAGCAGTGGTTGGCGGCCCTCAGGGGGCCCTGGGAATAGGTTTAGGAGGACCATATTTAGGCCCTGACACCCCAGCGCTGAGAACTCTGAGTGAATATGCTCGCCCCCACGCTATGTCtccacttggggtggcaagtcGTGCCCCGGCACACCACCCACAAGTTCATCATGGTCATCCCCACGTCCACCCCTCATTCTTTCTTCCTCAGTTTCAGAATCATGCTTTAGGTCACCCACACCACTTGCCCACTGATGCAGCTACTGCAGCAGCCATCTTGGGATTTTTGTATGGTGGCAGCCTGGAAGGTGGTCCAGGTGTTGGTGGTCACCCGGGAATGGCAGGGGGCCCAGTACCTGGAGGGATTGGGGGTGCAGGATTGGGAGGTGTCGGCTTTCCTCATGCAGTGGCTGCACACCGAGATCGGATAAAGCCAGGATTTGAGTTTAAGAGTGATGAGCGGGTTTACCCACCAGGGTCTATACCTGATCCTGCAGTTCTTgctcactcacattcacatgcTCATGCCAGTGCCCATGCGCATGCACACTCCCTGCTCCTTGGAGGCAGTGCAGCGGGCAGTAATGAGGTATCAATCTACGGCACTCCACCTCCACCAGCTCCACTTGGCCCACCTCACCTCCAGAACCCAACTCTGGCCCCTGTAACTCGAGCTCCCAACCCTCCTGCTCCGCAGTCCCTGTCGAATCCACCCCCTTCATCTCTGCTCCCACCCACACTCCCCTCTCACCCTTCATCTGCTCCCCCGGCTCCCCCAGCTGCCTCTGCCGCTCCTCCCCCGGCTCCTCCTCAACCTGCCCCACCGACCTCCAACGCCACCTCACTTCACCACCCTGTCCCCCATTCTTCCTTTCTCAGCTCCCTGTCCTCTCATCAGCCACCAGCCCCTGCCCCGGCCGCTGCCCCTGAGACCTACCCCACTCCCACTCGCTCTCCTGCCTCTTACGAGCGAGAACGGAGTGGAGAAAGAGAgcgggagagggagagggacaGAGCAGCTCTGCCGGCCTTTGGGGACAGAgagcgagaaagagagagggagagagaaaggggaggaAGTGTTggaggcggaggaggaggaagcggaggagggggagggggagggggaagTGGAGCCAGTacaggtggaggaggtggaggagagaaTCTGGGGCGTCTTCAGATGCTAAATGTGACGCCTCATCATCACCAGCATTCACACATCCACTCACATCTTCACCTACACCAGCAAGACACAGGTACCCACTGCTACTAACTATGCAATCGTCTATACCGACTCATCAATCTTCAGATTTCACAGACGTGTAGCTCAGAAAATTCCTGGAGTCAAAAGTTCATCTTCCAGAACTTGTTACAGAAAGGATAAAGCTGGTGATGTTCTGTAAAGCACAGACACCAATAAAGAAGAAAGCCCGAGGTGTTCCTTCTTTTCACAAAATTTAGTGTCTAAAATCAGCCCAGAACAAATGCacgtttttaagaaaaatgaaaaattatattTGTGACCCATTTTAAAAGATTTCCCTCTTTATTGTATGAGTACATCTAAAATGGGCACGGGCGCTGAAAAGTGTTGACCGAACACACTGATGGTTCTGCtcattggaaaaacaaaaaacagtgccAGCCTTATCCTTTAACTCCAGTATAATTACTTTTTGTATTAGTTTAGCTCGGCGCTGAACACAGCTTTTCTGTGATTGCATAGTTTTCTCTGAAACATCTGACCACTGTTATTCAAAGAAATTTGTTTTATCAAGAGAAGTAAAGAGATGTTTGTGCACTCAGATCTCTGTTTGGGAACAACAAGGAGCAGCTCACCCATCTTTAAATCCAAATTGTACATATTGACATTTGGAATGCACACTGACAAGTTTATATCTGGCTGCGATCATGAAGTTTCAGGACTTTTCtcataaaaagaaatcaaaatatagtttGACTGTTCTCCTCTTTAAGGTCGTCTCTGTGTGAACTGCTTCTAGCACTGCTTCTATAGTCGGAAAGCTCCTCGGAAGTCTCGATTTGACCGTTTGCACTGTGTGCTCTGTGAACTCGAACCTTTGCAAGGAGCAAACATCTACTTTCGTGTCAAACCAACCCGACTTTCATGTCGAGGATCGCCCCTTGTGATTAAAAGCCGAGTTTGTGGCTAAAACGTGAAGACCTAGCAGctgttttcagtgggaaaatCTGCTATGTCGAAGCTCAAAGGTGTGCAACCAGGAGCATGCTGATCATTTGAATTAATTCCCCTGGTTGAATTCTGTTGTAGCATCCTGAGGCATCTGAGGGAAAGCATTTGGCTGAAACAGCCTCGATTATGCGTAACATCGTATGCCGGTACACAGCTTAATGAAAACATATTGTTTTTTTGGCAACAACACCACAATATTAGCCCACCACCAGATCTAGCCAGATTTGGCTCCTTGTGGATTTGTCCAATTCTATAAAAAGAGATCCAGAGCCTATCACAGACACATGGGGTAGTGCTTTTGAATATAGATGACCTTAAAGGGGGGATTTAAATCAATAGTAATGAGTTTTTATGAGCGGTGCCAGATTGTCATATGACAATTTATATTATTGCTAAAGTGCAATCTCTAAAGAAAATCAAACCGACTTTATTTGTACTTGTCAATGTTTGTAAGGCTCTTGAGTTCACATTTTTACCCCTTCATTGAATAAAATTGTGTAGAAATGAGTTCCTCGATGAGAGCCTAATGTCACAGTATCAGTAGTGACAGCTGCTCTGACTTAATCTACAGCTTTTAAGTGTTAACAAACAGCGCTATAATGCAGCAACAATAATCTCCTGTATTTCCTATTACATCACTGGCATCCAGCGGCGGGCGGGGTTCACCCCCTGATGGACCCGTTGGCATCGGGGTCTCCATTGGCACGCCTCCCTTACCCAGGAGCCACACTAGGCACCCCTATCCTGGCACACCCCCTCACTGACAGCGAGGTGCTCCGCCAACAGCTGTTCGGTGAGGAGAAGGCTCCTCGTCCATGTACTAGTTCAGTTTTCTTCTCTAAAAACACCGTGTTGAAAGCTAAAGAAGAAACATTTTGACTCTGGCGCTGATGAATGATCCCcgtttttctttctccctttcccaCTTGCTGCTGCGGCTGCTCTTTCCCCTCTGTTTTGGTGGCAGGTGCTCCTTTCCGTGACTTACCCCAGCCTTCCTCTCTCACTGGCCCCATGTCTGCAGCCCATCAGCTCCAGGCCATGCAGCAGGCCCAGAGCGCAGAGCTGCAGATCCAGAGACTGGCCCTGGAACAGCAGTGGATccatcaccatcaccaccactcCCTCACCcaggatgagtattacaggtacAGAGGCTTTGCATCCACTGCAGCTGCCAGTGTTTGACTCTAACTATTCAATTTTTTCAGATGCTTTGTAACACAATAACCACTTAACAGTATAAACTTTAGGTTCTATCCTAATTACGACAAGTATTAACACAAACCACACTTAAATGCACTTCACAGGAAAATGTTGAGGTCACAGTGATTCAGCTGTAGAAACAGGTACGACAGCAATGCTACAGCATCTCTGTTTTCATTTCCTCATGAAGGTCAGGCTGCTTGGTTTGGGGTCAGCATACACTCTATTTTAACAACATTGTGGGTTTTGAGTTCTTGGCTGCTAGCTTTTTGTAGCGTGTTGTCTTTGATAGATGCTGGTGAAGCGATGTCGTGTTAGCTGGAGGTTATAGTTGTTCCTGGCCCGGGTGCATTATGCACTTTGTCGTCATGTTCATGTTCTTTAAGTAAAATTAAAGTACAGCTCATTATCTCCAGTCCTCATAGACCACATACTGTTTTCTCCTTCCACGTGAACTGTGTAGCACAACTGAGCAGGGAAAGCAAATGTTgattaactatttttaaatcggAAAAAATGATGCAGAAAATTGAAAAACTGATGGAACATAATTGTTCGATGAGTAACGGGTTGATTAGGGAAAGTGTGATTACTGACTTTAATACAATAATGTGCTACTTTTCTTCACTGCGggtaaatataatttaattacaGTGCTGCGTGACACCCAGCACTGCCTGGGGTGGTGGTGTCTTTTTTTGCTTGACCAACAGTCAAACCCTGAACACAGCTGGGTGGCTGTCATGTAAGACAAATAGAAACTGAATCTTTGAACATATAGGAAGCCAGAAGCTTTTTATTCATCCAAATATGCTCTGATAAATATGTTCTGATATAATGACCACTACTGTTACTGTTTTACAGACTAATCCATCTGAACCCACTGCTGAGCCTTTAAGCtttattttctgtatatttaaaattaacataaaataatactacAGAGTATCTTTtaagaaataattaaaattcctttacattttttttggtTTAGAAAGGACCTTTGGGTGGTAACAAAATGCTGCAAAGTCTACGTTACCTTATTTGACATTTTACAAGTTTTCTTGGTATTTCTGATTCACTGAACACAAACCTGGTTAAAAACCGTTACAATGCTGGTGATTTTCCGTCGGCTGATAATTTTCCATGGAGCCACTGGCCCTTATTAGTCTGTTCCACTGATAGGAATCTTTAAATCTACGACTAGGCTTTGTCAAAGTACTGTCCAAGCTTTGAAGACTCCTATGGGTGGAAAACAATTAGAATTAGCTCCATGTGTCAGTTTGCAatgaaaataaagctgtttcTTTTATCCTTCATTTTTTAAGAGACTGTCTTGCATTTTATCAccttaaacaaataaaatctgaATGCAGGAAGCAATCTTCCTGAATGTACTAGCATTTCTCtctgtatatttatatttagttttttatctGTTGTTCCCTGGTCACATTCATTAATACACAGTCCTGGTAAAAAGAAAGTGCATCCTCAATTTAAAGGATATATCAGGACGTAATAAAAATCACCAGAAGCTTCCTTACGGCTTCCATAGCAAAAGAGGTTAAGTAGCAGCTAGGAACTGCTAATCAAATTCACTTGATTAATTGATGATCAATGAGTGTGATCAttaataaaagcagaagttttagCAGATTGCTGGTTTGAAGCATTCAGGTTTGTGTTAACATAAAGCCAAGAAGGAAAGAATGAGCAGTGATCTTAGTCTGTTAGTCTGGGAAGGGTTATAAGGCCAATTTGAAGTGCATCATTCTACAGTGTGAAATATTATTATACAAATGGAAAATACTCAAGACAGCTGCTAATGTTCCCAGGAGTGGATATCACAAATTCACCCCAGAGCCAGAGAAACTTAAAAAACCCAAgcgctacatctcagactctataGGCCAAGGTGAGcaagttaaatgttaaagttcacgacagcacaattagaaaaagattgaaccaagtatggcttgtttggaagagtTGGCTGCAAAGCTGCACCTGGataaaccacaagacttctggaacaatatATGGTCTAATATGCCATGTTGTTTTCCTACTCAAATTTAATAATGTCCTGATATGTTAAATATTAGAAGTTAAAGAGGGTGTACTTTCTTTTGATCGTGACTGTAGCTGATCGTGCGTTGGGGCATAGGAAGACCAAAATCAGTAAAAATGGCCCTAAATCTGACGTTTGGCCTCACACGTGTTCAGTAGCAGAAATCTGCATGCTACATTTTGATCTGCCTCTAACCAAGGCTTGATCACAGGCTGACTctacaaacatcactgatgTTATTTTTGTAGATGAAGACCGAAGAGAAGTTTTAATCACGGGGACGAGTCTTTGAAGCGTTTTCCGACACGCTTGTGCCGAGATGATATCGAACCTCCGTCCAAAACCTTAGGTCAATGCACTCATTCGattcctcctctcactttttaGTCACCTGAAGAAAGAGAGCGACAAGACCCTGTGAGGGAGGGGCACCAACAAACAGCAGCATGGAGAAAAACCAAGGGAGAGCGTGCGCAAGGAGAGAACAAATACAGCGaaacaaaaaaagcactgaaaacaaTGAGGGAATACAAGACTCCGAACAGAGGTCGGACTCATGGACAGGGAAATCGCAGAAGGAAACAAGAAGATTTTGAAGGATTAACAAAAGAGGGAGGAGGGCGTGAAAACCTTGCACAGAGTCCCCGCGAACGGCACCAGACTCCAGCGCTTTCCTGCATAatgttgttttgtattgtgcTCTGTACAGTATATTAGATGGGGGCGGCAATAGTGAAGTACAGTATATGTAAAATACTTGATGCCAGAAGGAATGTGTACATGAGTCCCTTTTATGTCATTGCATGTAGCTATAGGCGCTTATTCTGAACTGGTGGAACTTTTGGTTCTATTTTTAGTAATTACCCCCTCCTTTGTATCTGAGGGGCGTTCAATATGCATGAGACCAGCATTTTAGTGTTCTGTTATGTTTACGATCAATAGCATTGTTATAATGATTAATGTTGTCCGTTTATTGATAatgatataattatatatacagcacatattatttgtattatttttttacattttcatggtATGGcagtcagtttttattttttacgtTCAATTTAACTTGTGAAACAAGATGCAAAGGAAGgcaaaaaaatctggaaataaattataatctttttttttgctagtttcTCGAgtgctcgtgtgtgtgtgcgctgtgccccccaccccctccaccTCTGCTCCAGCTCTTACATACATTCAGAGTATTTCCCCTGTCTTTGTTTTATACAAGTCACTCATGCACAAAGCATATCAAATTCTTCtctccccccccctctctctttcttgctCCCCTTCTTTCTCTTCATCGCtcactccctccctctcttgGTGAGTGTGGCTAATAGGAGACACATGG
This sequence is a window from Oreochromis aureus strain Israel breed Guangdong linkage group 11, ZZ_aureus, whole genome shotgun sequence. Protein-coding genes within it:
- the atn1 gene encoding atrophin-1 isoform X2, which gives rise to MKTRTHKESMPMRSGRRRGASEERRGRRPHPSPSRPERNDRQTQRGAGEELAGNRFSRRSQGHDSSESEGEELVSPPKRQKVQDSAPTPNPPTSTHSTDSSAPSTVPPPTSVASQSRESDNEDGQSQGSRSSVVGSLANSSSSLSSGRDIDQDNRSSSPSLSASPLGSLDSDSDGPDSPKQGDREKGKEGGAGKVTGEDRRVLREGRGEEPCGDGEKRDVDARIEDCPSLKPPSTPCSSSGLTPSLRGAGDSSNDSNSGRKSYFSLDSKLMCKVEYSGPTSVDAALSSRMTSKASTQCVTKTTISGGDYSHNSPNIPHSLPPPLPPPPALKPLELGGQNMPTEVKTERDKMEKGDKLLDKSQSTPPSLLPQTGPQPQSQSQPQTQPSSHPHHYSSTGWQGGTATGCQASWGYTRYPGNHHPHQPQHQPPVQQQQLPSVYNPPSSRHSSSHPSYLPHPHPHPHREYLPRYAGGGGDRERGGAGERERGVRGECGGREINREFSAPIGNSSNNSSGANSNSACGGMGGPNSIQGRDFGALSVSQNREFQGSGRDGPNLGPERRDFAPAFRDREREREREGGREFNLPNQNQSRDFGPSGASGGHPRDKDGSRWGEFGGQTRDVVGSSNPNNNSIPQGNPPSSTSGLPVTPMLNRDPPASPQNNPSHPTHPSLPPHPHPHPPNSSNRDLPPPIDQAQTPSSGADHFHREYPPTGGKDFPAGAPPSTGTNREYLNSPGVTPNLGREYSGPGGTQHPHPPHPHYQSGPRDRERDSNLRDTSLYQNRGGPSQPPALSPSSSSSHHGHPLNAPYPPPPPQPPLPPSQSSHTQPPPSGMAPNVRPPHYQSSAQTPPTPLSPLPSPSTNQMGAFSSFPPGSSSAASMPLPATGVSSSCSPGCRPSPYHSTLNNHPPFSGSYHSNGNNSSTMANSSSSSSNSSAPNSSNTNPQSLSPQNVSKGPPPLSNSASSNNNGISTPASSSSLPGGDGHSDSGPPPTPVIKEEPIEDREESESPPPVLRSPSPEPKAVDIPIHASQSARFHKVLDRGSGNSCARSDVLFVPLDGSKLWKKRNEMIERARREVEQRARDLREKERERERERERERELDRHLQQKDASAAGGGRQGSSLFFPSSSSIILDPSSSSASSSGNPVSHPPPHPQHHHSHPHAHLPPTHHLHPTLSHSIPHSLLLPSMGGSPAVVGGPQGALGIGLGGPYLGPDTPALRTLSEYARPHAMSPLGVASRAPAHHPQVHHGHPHVHPSFFLPQFQNHALGHPHHLPTDAATAAAILGFLYGGSLEGGPGVGGHPGMAGGPVPGGIGGAGLGGVGFPHAVAAHRDRIKPGFEFKSDERVYPPGSIPDPAVLAHSHSHAHASAHAHAHSLLLGGSAAGSNEVSIYGTPPPPAPLGPPHLQNPTLAPVTRAPNPPAPQSLSNPPPSSLLPPTLPSHPSSAPPAPPAASAAPPPAPPQPAPPTSNATSLHHPVPHSSFLSSLSSHQPPAPAPAAAPETYPTPTRSPASYERERSGERERERERDRAALPAFGDRERERERERERGGSVGGGGGGSGGGGGGGGSGASTGGGGGGENLGRLQMLNVTPHHHQHSHIHSHLHLHQQDTAAGGVHPLMDPLASGSPLARLPYPGATLGTPILAHPLTDSEVLRQQLFGEEKAPRPCAPFRDLPQPSSLTGPMSAAHQLQAMQQAQSAELQIQRLALEQQWIHHHHHHSLTQDEYYSHLKKESDKTL
- the atn1 gene encoding atrophin-1 isoform X1, translated to MKTRTHKESMPMRSGRRRGASEERRGRRPHPSPSRPERNDRQTQRGAGEELAGNRFSRRSQGHDSSESEGEELVSPPKRQKVQDSAPTPNPPTSTHSTDSSAPSTVPPPTSVASQSRESDNEDGQSQGSRSSVVGSLANSSSSLSSGRDIDQDNRSSSPSLSASPLGSLDSDSDGPDSPKQGDREKGKEGGAGKVTGEDRRVLREGRGEEPCGDGEKRDVDARIEDCPSLKPPSTPCSSSGLTPSLRGAGDSSNDSNSGRKSYFSLDSKLMCKVEYSGPTSVDAALSSRMTSKASTQCVTKTTISGGDYSHNSPNIPHSLPPPLPPPPALKPLELGGQNMPTEVKTERDKMEKGDKLLDKSQSTPPSLLPQTGPQPQSQSQPQTQPSSHPHHYSSTGWQGGTATGCQASWGYTRYPGNHHPHQPQHQPPVQQQQLPSVYNPPSSRHSSSHPSYLPHPHPHPHREYLPRYAGGGGDRERGGAGERERGVRGECGGREINREFSAPIGNSSNNSSGANSNSACGGMGGPNSIQGRDFGALSVSQNREFQGSGRDGPNLGPERRDFAPAFRDREREREREGGREFNLPNQNQSRDFGPSGASGGHPRDKDGSRWGEFGGQTRDVVGSSNPNNNSIPQGNPPSSTSGLPVTPMLNRDPPASPQNNPSHPTHPSLPPHPHPHPPNSSNRDLPPPIDQAQTPSSGADHFHREYPPTGGKDFPAGAPPSTGTNREYLNSPGVTPNLGREYSGPGGTQHPHPPHPHYQSGPRDRERDSNLRDTSLYQNRGGPSQPPALSPSSSSSHHGHPLNAPYPPPPPQPPLPPSQSSHTQPPPSGMAPNVRPPHYQSSAQTPPTPLSPLPSPSTNQMGAFSSFPPGSSSAASMPLPATGVSSSCSPGCRPSPYHSTLNNHPPFSGSYHSNGNNSSTMANSSSSSSNSSAPNSSNTNPQSLSPQNVSKGPPPLSNSASSNNNGISTPASSSSLPGGDGHSDSGPPPTPVIKEEPIEDREESESPPPVLRSPSPEPKAVDIPIHASQSARFHKVLDRGSGNSCARSDVLFVPLDGSKLWKKRNEMIERARREVEQRARDLREKERERERERERERELDRHLQQQKDASAAGGGRQGSSLFFPSSSSIILDPSSSSASSSGNPVSHPPPHPQHHHSHPHAHLPPTHHLHPTLSHSIPHSLLLPSMGGSPAVVGGPQGALGIGLGGPYLGPDTPALRTLSEYARPHAMSPLGVASRAPAHHPQVHHGHPHVHPSFFLPQFQNHALGHPHHLPTDAATAAAILGFLYGGSLEGGPGVGGHPGMAGGPVPGGIGGAGLGGVGFPHAVAAHRDRIKPGFEFKSDERVYPPGSIPDPAVLAHSHSHAHASAHAHAHSLLLGGSAAGSNEVSIYGTPPPPAPLGPPHLQNPTLAPVTRAPNPPAPQSLSNPPPSSLLPPTLPSHPSSAPPAPPAASAAPPPAPPQPAPPTSNATSLHHPVPHSSFLSSLSSHQPPAPAPAAAPETYPTPTRSPASYERERSGERERERERDRAALPAFGDRERERERERERGGSVGGGGGGSGGGGGGGGSGASTGGGGGGENLGRLQMLNVTPHHHQHSHIHSHLHLHQQDTAAGGVHPLMDPLASGSPLARLPYPGATLGTPILAHPLTDSEVLRQQLFGEEKAPRPCAPFRDLPQPSSLTGPMSAAHQLQAMQQAQSAELQIQRLALEQQWIHHHHHHSLTQDEYYSHLKKESDKTL